In Brienomyrus brachyistius isolate T26 chromosome 19, BBRACH_0.4, whole genome shotgun sequence, one DNA window encodes the following:
- the LOC125714352 gene encoding uncharacterized protein C14orf132 yields MDLSFMAAQIPVMTGAFMDSPNDDYSTDHSLFNSSASVHAAAIAANSQQEEPQPMSRDAIWLWIAIVATIGNIVVVGVVYACTF; encoded by the coding sequence ATCCCTGTAATGACGGGCGCCTTCATGGACTCGCCTAATGACGACTACAGCACAGACCACTCGCTGTTCAACTCCTCGGCCAGCGTGCACGCCGCAGCAATCGCTGCCAACAGCCAGCAGGAGGAGCCGCAGCCCATGTCCAGAGACGCCATCTGGCTGTGGATCGCCATCGTGGCCACCATCGGCAACATCGTGGTCGTCGGGGTGGTCTACGCCTGCACTTTCTGA